The Gemella massiliensis genome contains a region encoding:
- a CDS encoding amino acid ABC transporter permease, with translation MFDFLPNYYTTYLEATVTTLKVSLIALLIGLILGVLVCLAKISTIKILNILAGIYVEVIRNTPILVQIMIIYFALPEVGVSFTPFMSAIIALSINSGAYVSEIFRSGIVAIDKGQMEAGRSLGLSYFQTMKLIILPQAFKNSLPALGNEFISLVKESSIVYFVGVADIMFTANTVKNATYQTFGPYLVAAAIYFIITSVLSLLVKRLEKKLAK, from the coding sequence ATGTTTGATTTTCTCCCAAATTACTACACAACATATTTAGAGGCAACGGTAACAACATTAAAAGTTTCACTTATTGCATTATTAATAGGGTTAATACTAGGAGTTTTAGTTTGCTTAGCTAAAATAAGTACAATAAAGATATTAAATATTTTGGCCGGCATTTATGTAGAGGTTATTAGAAATACGCCGATACTGGTGCAAATTATGATTATTTATTTTGCACTACCGGAAGTTGGGGTGTCATTTACACCGTTTATGTCAGCAATTATTGCCCTATCAATTAATTCGGGAGCGTATGTTAGTGAAATATTCCGTTCAGGGATAGTTGCTATTGATAAAGGACAAATGGAAGCCGGACGTTCTCTGGGGTTAAGTTACTTTCAAACGATGAAACTTATCATTTTGCCGCAAGCATTTAAAAATAGTTTGCCGGCACTTGGGAATGAATTTATTTCTCTTGTTAAAGAATCGTCAATAGTATATTTTGTTGGTGTAGCTGATATAATGTTTACGGCTAACACTGTAAAAAATGCAACTTACCAAACGTTTGGACCGTATTTAGTGGCTGCGGCAATATATTTTATAATTACTTCAGTGCTATCACTATTGGTAAAACGTTTGGAAAAAAAATTAGCAAAGTAG
- a CDS encoding transporter substrate-binding domain-containing protein, with product MKKLLLFITALMTIITLTACSKSNSKTKVTEIKDKGKIVLGVSPDYPPYEFLTTENGQKKVVGADIYLAQEVAKKLGVEVEIQEMAFDSLIAALNANKVDMVISGVNPTDERKKAVDFSDIYYTSKGIFVVNKDSEEIKSSDDLKNKKVGVQKGSTYETYVKEQLKLDDKNIQALTDVPSLLQDLKNKKIDVVLIPDDVAKIAMNKYSDIKISTFAAENDPEATGMAIAFKKGNDNSNKELLEQVNAVIKEIQAKKLFEQELDKYAKIAAKSE from the coding sequence ATGAAAAAATTATTATTATTTATAACAGCACTAATGACAATAATCACGTTAACAGCGTGTTCAAAAAGTAATTCAAAAACAAAAGTAACAGAAATAAAAGACAAAGGGAAAATAGTTCTCGGTGTATCACCGGATTATCCGCCTTATGAATTTTTAACAACAGAAAATGGTCAGAAAAAGGTTGTAGGTGCGGACATCTATTTAGCTCAAGAAGTTGCTAAAAAATTAGGAGTTGAAGTAGAAATTCAAGAGATGGCTTTTGATTCGTTAATTGCAGCTCTTAATGCAAATAAAGTGGATATGGTTATTTCGGGTGTTAATCCAACAGATGAAAGAAAAAAAGCGGTTGACTTTTCCGATATTTATTATACAAGTAAAGGAATATTTGTTGTAAATAAAGATAGTGAAGAAATAAAATCTAGTGATGATTTAAAAAATAAAAAAGTTGGAGTTCAAAAAGGGTCAACTTATGAAACTTATGTTAAAGAACAATTAAAACTTGATGATAAAAATATTCAAGCATTAACAGATGTTCCAAGCTTACTACAAGATTTAAAAAATAAAAAAATTGATGTGGTTTTAATACCGGACGATGTAGCAAAAATTGCGATGAATAAATATAGTGATATTAAAATCAGTACATTTGCAGCGGAAAACGATCCGGAAGCAACCGGTATGGCAATAGCTTTTAAAAAAGGAAATGATAACAGTAATAAAGAATTATTAGAACAGGTAAATGCAGTTATAAAAGAAATACAGGCTAAAAAACTATTTGAGCAGGAGCTTGATAAATATGCGAAAATAGCTGCTAAAAGCGAATAG
- a CDS encoding energy-coupling factor transporter transmembrane component T, translating into MTKLNPLTLVILNLIFPVIIFLGKGLLYEGICLGLAVFVLLIYRRYKQALKFLIAYIIFSVLAYLIAISNMALLANLFGTLVYIFLRMIPVAMISYILVSAVKSNELLSSFEQIRLPKKLMLSVTVTLRFFPTYKTEIKMIRESLKMRNIILTPKEPLKYLEYWIVPVLMRMNLIAEEMTATAMTKGVESPYKRTSFYNVKMRTFDYIFLVIILLIFIFLLGGANSVRI; encoded by the coding sequence ATGACAAAATTAAATCCATTAACGCTTGTTATTTTAAATTTAATATTTCCGGTTATTATATTTCTAGGAAAGGGTTTACTTTACGAAGGAATCTGTTTAGGACTTGCAGTATTTGTTTTACTTATTTATCGCCGCTATAAACAAGCTTTAAAATTTTTAATTGCTTATATTATATTTTCTGTGTTAGCATATCTTATTGCTATTAGTAATATGGCATTACTTGCTAATTTGTTCGGAACGCTGGTTTATATTTTCCTGCGAATGATTCCGGTAGCAATGATTTCTTATATTTTAGTTAGTGCCGTTAAAAGTAATGAATTATTATCATCGTTTGAACAAATTCGTCTTCCTAAAAAATTAATGTTGAGTGTTACCGTTACGCTTAGATTTTTTCCAACATATAAAACAGAAATAAAGATGATAAGGGAGTCATTGAAAATGAGAAATATTATTCTTACACCTAAAGAACCTCTCAAATATTTAGAATATTGGATAGTTCCGGTTCTCATGAGAATGAATTTAATTGCAGAGGAAATGACGGCAACGGCGATGACTAAAGGGGTCGAGTCACCGTATAAAAGAACATCATTTTATAATGTTAAAATGAGGACATTTGACTATATATTTTTAGTTATTATTCTTTTAATATTTATATTTTTATTAGGAGGAGCGAACAGTGTTAGAATTTAA
- a CDS encoding ABC transporter ATP-binding protein: MLEFNDVSFTYKNSKEKVLKNVSFFVEQGECVLLTGVSGSGKSTVVHLINGLIPTLYEGEVTGEILFNKENISEKKSFDIAKEIGYVSQDPRGHFFTTNTTSELVFAMENYGMTLEKMHERYEEIKELLELDSILDKNIFYISSGERQKIAIGCSLCLEPKMIILDEPSSNLDFYTTKKLTSLIQKLKIAGYTIIIAEHRVHYLKDLVDKVLLVNEGKVSEKKIYDLVNNKEIPLRSLDVFNLGIYNKKEVTSSELIAKMKDINYKNILNNINLEIFKGDIIGLIGKNGVGKTTLLRLFTKIITSDSGEIIKDSNPFLVMQDMDYQFFTESVESEIKFGNDGAEIQRIDTLLNSLSLDKLKEKIPFELSGGQKQRLLIAIAALSNVDLLMFDEPTSGLDFVNMNKVSEILKGISKNSSLIIATHDVEFLYRTCNRVVYIEEGKINKDFYLTEENKEIVKDIFLNMKG; this comes from the coding sequence GTGTTAGAATTTAATGATGTTTCATTCACTTATAAGAACTCTAAGGAAAAAGTATTGAAGAATGTAAGTTTTTTTGTAGAACAGGGTGAATGTGTTTTATTAACCGGAGTATCCGGAAGTGGGAAATCGACTGTGGTTCATCTAATAAATGGGCTTATTCCAACTTTATATGAAGGCGAAGTAACCGGTGAAATATTATTTAATAAAGAAAATATAAGTGAAAAAAAATCTTTTGATATAGCAAAAGAAATTGGTTATGTCAGCCAAGATCCTAGAGGACATTTTTTTACAACAAATACAACAAGTGAGTTGGTGTTTGCTATGGAAAATTATGGGATGACTTTGGAAAAAATGCACGAAAGATACGAAGAAATAAAAGAATTATTAGAATTGGATAGTATACTTGATAAAAATATTTTTTATATTTCAAGTGGAGAACGCCAAAAAATTGCGATAGGTTGTAGCCTGTGTTTAGAACCTAAAATGATAATTTTGGACGAACCGTCTTCTAATCTGGATTTCTATACAACTAAGAAACTGACATCTTTAATACAAAAGTTAAAGATAGCAGGATATACGATAATTATAGCTGAACATAGAGTTCATTACTTAAAAGATTTAGTAGATAAAGTTTTACTGGTGAATGAAGGAAAAGTATCTGAAAAAAAAATTTACGATTTAGTAAACAATAAGGAGATACCACTCCGAAGCCTTGATGTGTTTAATTTAGGAATTTATAATAAAAAAGAAGTTACTTCATCTGAGTTGATAGCTAAGATGAAAGATATAAATTATAAAAATATTTTAAATAATATAAACTTGGAAATATTTAAAGGAGATATTATAGGTTTAATCGGAAAAAACGGGGTAGGAAAAACAACATTGCTAAGATTGTTCACGAAGATAATAACTTCAGACAGTGGAGAAATAATAAAAGATTCTAATCCGTTTCTAGTTATGCAGGATATGGATTATCAGTTTTTTACAGAATCTGTTGAAAGTGAGATAAAGTTTGGTAATGACGGAGCTGAAATACAAAGAATTGATACATTATTAAATAGTTTATCTCTTGATAAATTAAAAGAAAAAATTCCATTTGAACTTTCAGGAGGGCAAAAACAAAGATTACTTATTGCAATAGCTGCGTTGTCTAATGTTGATCTTTTAATGTTTGATGAGCCGACTAGCGGTTTGGATTTTGTAAATATGAATAAGGTAAGCGAAATATTAAAAGGAATATCTAAGAACAGTTCTTTAATAATTGCCACTCACGATGTCGAATTCTTGTATAGAACTTGTAATAGAGTAGTATATATTGAAGAGGGGAAAATAAATAAAGATTTTTATTTAACGGAAGAAAATAAAGAAATTGTAAAAGATATATTTTTAAATATGAAAGGATAG
- a CDS encoding amino acid ABC transporter ATP-binding protein: MLEIRNLHKKFGKEEVLKGVNINVEKGEKIVILGSSGSGKSTALRCINLLEKPSAGEIKFNGKDITKQNINEYRKKVGMVFQNFNLFPNMNVLENIILAPKTFGIDKKENLEKKALELLNRVGLKDKKSAYPNSLSGGQKQRVAIARALANSPEVLLFDEPTSALDPEMVKEVLDVIKELSEDGLTMVIVTHEMNFAKEVADKIIFMDNGIALEEGTPSEIFDNPKQDRTKEFFSKIL, translated from the coding sequence TTGTTGGAAATAAGAAACTTACATAAAAAATTTGGTAAAGAAGAAGTTTTAAAAGGTGTAAATATTAATGTGGAAAAAGGGGAGAAAATTGTAATATTAGGTTCAAGCGGTAGTGGGAAAAGTACGGCACTTCGTTGTATAAATTTATTAGAGAAACCTTCAGCAGGGGAAATAAAGTTTAACGGTAAAGATATTACAAAACAAAATATTAATGAATATAGAAAAAAAGTGGGAATGGTATTTCAAAATTTTAATTTATTTCCCAATATGAACGTATTAGAAAATATAATACTTGCTCCAAAAACTTTTGGTATAGATAAAAAAGAAAACCTTGAAAAAAAGGCATTGGAATTATTAAACAGGGTAGGTTTAAAAGATAAAAAATCCGCTTATCCAAACAGTTTGTCAGGTGGGCAAAAGCAACGTGTGGCAATAGCACGTGCTTTGGCAAATTCTCCGGAAGTTTTGTTGTTTGACGAACCGACAAGTGCATTAGATCCGGAGATGGTTAAAGAAGTTCTTGATGTTATTAAAGAATTATCTGAAGATGGATTAACAATGGTAATTGTTACTCATGAAATGAATTTTGCAAAAGAGGTAGCCGATAAAATAATTTTCATGGATAATGGGATAGCTCTTGAAGAAGGAACACCATCAGAAATTTTTGATAATCCTAAACAAGACAGAACAAAAGAATTTTTCTCAAAAATATTATAA
- a CDS encoding MptD family putative ECF transporter S component, producing MKLKTKDYIFLGMTTVLSIVVYVIAMMISSMFGAFGHSVSPGVWGLLAGTIFVYLCYNYNKFGIFTVFIIIHMIIFSLMGGAYIPWLISSISAAFLADVILKVMGHANVIAQCLALSLINIGFACGAWIPIIFFADSYKSDWVKRGQTAEAMDASIKYGSGHWMIIGAVVIIALSSLGVLIGRKILKKYQKNQK from the coding sequence ATGAAATTAAAAACAAAAGATTATATATTTTTGGGAATGACTACAGTTTTATCAATAGTTGTATATGTAATTGCAATGATGATATCTAGTATGTTTGGAGCGTTTGGACATAGTGTATCACCGGGAGTGTGGGGGCTTTTAGCCGGAACAATTTTTGTTTATCTTTGTTATAATTATAACAAATTCGGAATATTTACGGTATTTATTATTATACACATGATTATCTTCTCTTTAATGGGGGGAGCTTATATTCCTTGGCTTATTTCGTCAATATCAGCGGCATTTTTAGCAGATGTTATTTTAAAAGTAATGGGACATGCTAATGTAATTGCCCAATGTTTGGCACTTAGTCTTATAAATATAGGATTTGCTTGTGGTGCATGGATTCCTATTATATTTTTTGCCGATTCATATAAAAGTGATTGGGTAAAACGAGGGCAAACTGCTGAAGCTATGGATGCAAGTATAAAATACGGTTCAGGACACTGGATGATTATAGGAGCAGTTGTTATTATAGCTTTAAGTAGTTTGGGTGTACTAATAGGACGAAAAATTTTGAAAAAATATCAAAAAAATCAAAAATAA